A region of Gemmatimonadaceae bacterium DNA encodes the following proteins:
- a CDS encoding DNA recombination protein RmuC encodes MELLPWVWALLGCAVGALGAWLISQRIAAADTARRVSEAEAPLKAQLARHEAEAQLTARHGNVAELLAPIRDTLARYDDALAQLGRAQAQVAGQIGERLEAVATAGESLRRETQQLSQALRAPTVRGQWGELQLRRVCELAGMLAYCDFEPQVTVRTEDGVQRPDLLVRLPGERRIVVDAKAPLTGYLEAMAASDDKQRTAWLAEHAAQVRAHVQRLASKRYWMQFPDAPDFVVLFLPGEAFFAAALDADPSLLEAALGERVLLATPTTLIALLKAAAYGWRQERVAEEAAEVATLGRELHERLAVFDEQLTELGRGLQRAMTAYNRAVGSLESRVLVSARRLGELAPVTPIDTDLRKVDVPE; translated from the coding sequence ATGGAACTCCTCCCGTGGGTGTGGGCCCTGCTGGGGTGTGCGGTTGGCGCGCTTGGCGCGTGGCTGATTTCGCAGCGCATCGCCGCGGCCGATACGGCGCGGCGGGTGAGCGAAGCGGAAGCGCCGCTCAAGGCGCAGTTGGCGCGCCATGAAGCGGAGGCGCAGCTCACGGCGCGCCACGGCAATGTGGCGGAGCTGCTGGCCCCCATCCGGGATACGCTCGCGCGGTACGACGATGCCCTCGCGCAGCTCGGGCGGGCGCAGGCGCAGGTCGCCGGGCAGATCGGCGAACGCCTCGAGGCCGTGGCCACCGCGGGGGAGTCGCTGCGCCGGGAGACGCAGCAGCTGTCGCAGGCCCTGCGTGCACCGACGGTGCGTGGGCAGTGGGGAGAGCTGCAGCTGCGGCGGGTGTGCGAGCTGGCGGGGATGCTCGCCTACTGCGACTTCGAACCGCAGGTCACCGTGCGCACGGAAGACGGCGTACAGCGCCCCGATCTCCTTGTGCGCTTGCCGGGTGAGCGGCGCATCGTGGTGGACGCCAAGGCGCCACTCACGGGCTATCTCGAGGCGATGGCCGCGAGTGATGACAAGCAGCGGACCGCGTGGCTCGCCGAGCATGCGGCGCAGGTGCGGGCGCATGTGCAGCGCCTGGCGAGCAAGCGGTACTGGATGCAGTTCCCCGATGCACCGGACTTCGTGGTGCTCTTTCTCCCTGGGGAAGCGTTCTTTGCGGCGGCGCTGGATGCTGATCCGTCGCTGCTCGAGGCCGCGTTGGGTGAGCGCGTGCTGCTGGCGACGCCCACGACGCTCATCGCGCTGCTGAAGGCGGCGGCGTATGGGTGGCGTCAGGAGCGTGTGGCCGAAGAAGCGGCCGAAGTGGCTACGCTGGGCCGGGAGTTGCACGAGCGGCTCGCGGTGTTCGACGAACAGCTCACGGAGTTGGGGCGCGGGCTGCAGCGCGCCATGACGGCGTACAATCGCGCGGTGGGCAGTCTCGAAAGCCGCGTGCTCGTATCGGCGCGCCGGCTCGGCGAGCTCGCCCCCGTTAC